ccattttgaaataaatttagtagcagagctactgcgagcgttttttagtgctgcaaatcaatttatcctttgctgaaatttccgcgttcatggagagagcaagtcatggttgcttagcaaaggcagacgtcTCAGAAGCACTtctgcctgagcgctttggaaagaaggagaaaacggCGCGCCTAGCGCTTTCCACgctttttaggcgcgatatgtgaactaAGTCACATTTAGAACCAAGAgtaaacattaccatctccagccgcgagagggcgctctatgtcttcagtgtagactacaggagcactgagcagcatagagcgccctctcgcgactggagacggtaatgttttctattggttcatttgtcttggttcatttctctcggttcatgtcaaattaattttgataaataagtcacacctgactttAAGTTGCAGGACCAGGCAAACAacgaaaaaaagtgtgacttatagtacgAAAAAATGGTTGTAACTACAGCATCTTTCTCCAGTAATGGCCattcaaatgtataattaatatcaattaaGCACAAATATTTCcctatattaataaaataatttcgatgtatattgtttgtaaaaatgtttattgcatCAGAATACATTAGAAAACATATCAACCAGCTagaaaccagtgttattttacacaCTTGGATTCTTTTAAAGTAACTCTTTTTAAAGTGTACTTTGTTTTCCATAGGGGTATGGATATGTTACGTATATGTATTGTTATTTGTAATTCAACGCTCATATCAACAAGTTAGAACAGCATTTCCACAGCACAGTCAGTTCAGAAGTTCAACAATCCTAAGTAGAGCTAAGCAAAAATTCCTTCTTCAGAGACATTTTTGTAGGGAATACACAGAACAGGTCAGGCATGGGCGGAAAGCTGGAGAATGTGTGTGGATTGCACCAGAGGGAGCCATTAAATCAAGGTCATGTGATGCTCAACATCAGTCCAAAAAACTATTGGCGCTGTCATAATGCTCTGAAATTCACTCGGCCATATGATTCCGGATCTTTGAATACAAGCCCAGGAGGAACCATGGAGCCCAACAGCAAAGGATATCagtaatacattacattataattataaacacCGCATATGGTGAAAGTCTCCTCTCTCAAGACGGTGCACAAAAGAGTTCATGAGTTTAGATCTGCCTCTTGAGTCGTTCAAAATCACTGGCAAATGCAAATCAAGCACTTTGTACATACAGTCCCCTGCTTTCTCGATAACacttaaaacaaaacactttagGAGTCTGGAGAAGATTTCAGGCCCAGAATGAGGCTGCGGTTGAGGGGCTGTCAGAGGGAGGCGTCAGTGTAATCTTTGTGGTCTGGAAGTCATCCTCTTTTTGTCCAAAcaagcttgtttatttttatctattgtgAAATAAAGTTTCGTTATTGTGGCCTATAGTTTAAATGCCATTTCATCTCAGGAACTGGTTCAGTGTCTCACTCCATGAACCCTGTCAAATAGCACAGGGGAAAATGGCCTGTTTTGTATTGTATAATGACTCAGTACagtctgtatttttattgttttgcccATTTAACCACATTGCTTATAAAGTGTTCTTATTTCAGGGTGAGCATAGAAAACCTATCAAATCGTTCCTCATAATTATGGAAACAATAGTCAATTTGGATGTCAGATTTGGATGTCAGAGTTTGGAAATCATGCCTGCCTCCATGCATTTTAAGTTCTTTGTACAGAGTGCCTTAGAACTGCTGTCACATAGCCTCATGTAAGACATTTACCAAAATGTGCAGTATACATTGTGCAGTGCTCAGATGCAAAGAAAGGTGCTTTAGATAAAAGAATCTGCCAAAATTcatatgtaaatgaataaatgtataacagGACTCACTGCATGTCATTCAACAATACAATGCACTACAATGCTTAGAACAGAAATTATATTAACTATGATCTCCTTCCTCACTATTTAATTGCAGTGCAAAAGTATTTGCacacaaaacttaataaaaaaattgataaatacaaaaaatgaaaataaatattgcatgcccaattatttttttgtttgtttattctgatttatgtatttaaatactttttttatttatttgattactgAGCATAGAATAACCAGAAAAACAATTGACGTCACAATTATTACCTACAGACCAACAGACCAACCTAGAGGTAAACAATTGGAAAGACAAACAAACCTACATGTGAACTAACATAAACATCATGCAGAACAGAGCCCTGCATCACATTTGGCATGCCTAGAGTTGTCATTCCATCCAATTACAATAAATGCAAACAATGCTACACATGAGACTGCATGGAGACAGTGTGGGCGTTTTTATAAATGAGCATATAAGCAGAGGCAGCCTCCTCCAAGCACAATTAGAGAAACATTGCGGCATGGCGTGGGACGAAGAGGAGGGTCTTGGCATTTATGCTGAGTTGTTCATCTGCGGTTGCCTATGAGGAGCCCTCTGGGAGGAAGAGGACTTGACTGGCAAGTAGAGCTAACAGGGTCCAGATGGCGCCCCTACATTTGGGAAGGACGTCAGGGGCTGTTACTACAGCTGCGGGTCCTCTGCAGCAAGACAGGGCAGtggaaaataatattacaatcgTTGTATGAAGTGAACATTTTGGACGCACCCAAAATCTTTCAAAAACCATATGGAGAGGTAAAGGAgtggtaaaaatatttttagacacATGCATTGTGCCACAGCCAAAGCAGAGCAGAGATGACgttgctttcattttattttcaactcTCACATGGCACGTTAAAGTAGCATGTAAAGGGAAACAGCTGGGGTATATTCCCCATAACGAGGATGTTGTCATGTTTTGCAGTGCCATTTCAGAGCAAAATCTGATTGGCAGAAGAAAAGTACTTGAGCTTAATGTATTAGATTACTTAGAAACCAAACAATTGAGCATAACAGTTAAAAACTGATGATAAATCTGTAGCATAAAACCACTGCTAAGCTGGAGGAAGGTTGTAATGTCAAGACACTTCTAGGGGAACATACATAATAGAGTTAGAGATATTAGCATAACGGAAAACAGATGATACAATATTCTTAGGGACACTAGACAaaacacattaaagggataggtcgagctaaaatgacaattctgtcatcacttacttgCCCTcatattccaaacctgtatgactttcttcttaatttagaacacaaaagaagagattTTGTAGAATGCTGACTCCCACTGACTTCAATTGTACTTTgattgtattttttgtaaatacaattttcAGTGTATAAAAGTGTATAATTACCATTCaacatttttcaattaaattcaattcaagtttatttgtatagcgctttttacaatacaaatcattacaaagcaactttacagaaaattacgtttctacaatttgtaggttttttttcagtatttctggAAACATTGTGATGAGTAAATCataacagatcttttttttttttgggggggggggggttaagcaaaaggtcagaattgcgagatataattTGCAGTTCTGAGAAGAAAGCCAGAATAGTGAAAGATAAACTtacaattgcaataaaaaaaaaattcaaaaatgtataaaaagttgcATATTaccttttctgtttatttattatttgacagaaatagatttgtgagatgtaaattcagaattcacagggaaaaaaatctgaattgcatgTAAAACCGAAATTCTGtaatgtcagaattgcaagaaaaaaaactgaattgtaagGTAGAAAGTCaccctttttatttctttattttgtggtGGAAATAGCATTCAAATGGATTATTAAGGGATAAAACCAACAGTTTATAGCAAAAACATGCTTCAAGTTTCTGACTTTAGAAACCATTTTGGATAACATGAGCAACGGACTGATTACACAAAACCTCTTCAGCAAAGaatacatttcattataattattaaaaaaaacttcactttttttttgtaatgcaagGTACAAGATTTCCACAAACATGTGGAATTAGTGCttgtcattaaaaaaagtataggGTGAAAAAAACAGATACTAACATAATGATGTGCATTTTcagtttaactttttaataaaaattatgctGTGTGTATAATCTGTAATACAAAATACAGAGTATTACATTGGAAAATTCTTTCTTGCTTCTATACAAAGTCTCTTGGAGTGAATGGCTGGAAGATGAACATCCTTTGGCTTTCCTCATGCATGCACTccacaaattatttcaaacaaaaaacaaaaaactctgaCTTTCCAAGACCACTGATTGAAGAAAACGACATGATAAGTGGGCTCTTGGggactttattcaaaaatgttaaatattacgaCTTTCTTTATCCAATAAATCAATGATTTCTTTGGAAGgcttttcatctaaaaataaTGAAGCTGTTGCTGCAAAAACTTCAAAGACGCTTTGCAGATTGCAGATTTGTAATCCCAAACCAGGTCAGAAAATTACAGACCCTTTAAGACCACCTGTAAGGAGCAACGGTCAAGTCAAGTAACTGTAGCCATATATAGATGCATATCTTAAATACTTTAAATAGACACACATAATCTTTCTGTGAACAGAGATCTGGAATAACTCCATATTATTAGAGTTTGATGTTAAGCCCTTTATCTGCACTTCAACTGAACTCAGGTTTTAACCGCCATTTCCAGgagaattattatatttttttttatgaaacccaACCCACCCTTGTTTACTGACAtaccagagttttttttttttttatgcaaagcatCACACCGTTCCCTCTGCCAAGGCTCCAAACTGATGCCGTTTGTTTGGAGAGAAGCATTTCCTCCTCCATATGGTTTTAATAAGGAGTCTCTGAGTGTGTCTGTATAATGAAATCCAAataatgttcatgttttatttggTCTGATTTCAACAATTTCTGCAGCTATTTCAATTCAATTATTTAGATCATCTTATTTAAGAGAaccaaacaaagaaagaaaacctATCTCAAGTATCAAGCTAATCAGTGGCTTGTAGTGGACTTCAGAAAttagatgacaatttatttatgtatttattttgagttGGCACATGTTGCATGGTGATGGTGAACATGTTGGCACCATCACCATGCACCATTTACGTTACCTTTCTACATATTAAAGCAGAATCATGCCAAACACTCATCAAGTTTATGAAAATTAGTTCATTGGTTTTAATCAGACATTATCATATGTGGCGATGTCTGAGTGAGACaatctatttattatttgctATCTCCCTCACATGCAAGGCTTTTTGGACCTTTATAAGAAGAATACAACGTAAAACTACCTTCCTCTCCAATGCTACTTTTGTGGTGTTGTCTGGGTGAGCGAGTTGTTTAGTGTCTAATTACTGAGGCCAATTTATGGACTGACTGACAACTTTTCACCTGTATTTTTGTCATTATCTCACCCAAACCCTACATTCATTCCACGGTTTTTGGAACTCGACAATAATGCAACATCTCAAATGTCTCCTTCTCAAATTTCATCcactgtgattattattttatggcCACTATAGACACTGAACAGGTCTGTCAAGAGGTCCTGGTTTTGTTCAGGTTGTCACTTTTCCAAAATGACCTTTCACTGAgacacaatatatacatatatatatatatatatatatatatatatatatatgtatatatatatgtatatatatgtatatatgtatatatatgtatatatatgtatatatatatatatatatatatatatgtatatatatatatatatactaaataaattaatatttttctctttatatatacatacatatatatatatatatatatatatatatatatatatatatatatatatatatatatatatatatatatatatatatatatatatgcatatatattatcattCAACTTTTGAAGAGTAGATTAAAACATTGTCAATTTAAAAGCAAATGTTCAGAAGcttgcttatttttttatattccatataaactattcagatttgccatcacaacAACCGTGTTTAAATTGCACATTGGAGTAATGGTTTAAAAATAGCTGTGACTTCAACACAGTCTGACGGCTGTCTAGACTTTTTAACATAATCTATTTGTAGAGCCTttacaatagatttttttatttatttatttatttatttattttatcgttatgttttgttatgtttaaaTCGTAACCTAACCTTGGCCTAACAGCACACCATTAGAAATATCAAAGACAAATTCAGTCAACATCCATGCAATAAAGTCACAagtcaaaaaatgtgttttagagcTTTGAGCACAAAATCTTTACTAGTCTAGTGTATTTCTCCCTTTAACATAACCTTTGCTCTGGcagacattttattaaatatctaagTGAGATAATGCTTGTGAGAAATGAATTCCGCTTGGAAGAAATAAAAAACTGGCCTCAGCCCGTGGCTTAACATCTGGCACAGTTTACTCTGGCAAGTCATATGTTATTCAGGAAAGGGAAAACATGACACCCTCtagcttttcatttttaaaattccAAACTTAAAGCATAAGAAATAAGTATCTACTGTACATTGTTTTCATACATTGTAGGACAGCAGCGCTCTTTTTGACAGAAAAGGTGAGCGACAGATTTTTCTCATGGCCCATGAATTCTGTCGTTGTGTCAGCAGATCAGAGTCTGACACTGGGACAGCACACATTAATGTGAGTTATTAATGATACATTGGGCTAAAATTAATTTGGCTTAGTCTGTTTCTGAACATTATTACTTTGCCTGGCTTATTACATTCAGCAGCTTTGATTGATGGTGTAAGTATGCGCCGTTTGGAAAGTTAGCATAATGAGGTGTTAACCACTGAAGAATTACGTTTTGGTTTAATGAGAATCTCTGACCTGTTCTTGAGGTCATCATGTTTTCTTTGGCAACAGGAAATTTCCTTGAGGTGTCATAGACCATTATAGAGGATGGCCTAAACTTCCAGGCCAGCTGCAGACACTCGGGGCCTAAGGACACAAGAAAGCAACCAGGCATTAAATGCTCATGAATGGGCAACACAATCTGCACGCTATTTCCTAGTGTTTGGGTGGTCATACTACACTTGGTGTTTCATTAAGTTTCATTCTTCCACATGCAAATATGGGAGAGTATGCACAGTACTAGCACTGTGTATACATACAGTTTCAAGCTGAAACCAAAGAATGCAAACTTCTGCTAGGGTTGCCATTCAATTGACCTTTGCACTCTAAAAAATGGTGGGCTGTtttaacccaactttgggtcaaatatggactaatccAACTTTTGGGTtcaaaatttaatgtaaaaataattgaccaaaagttgggttgaaacaagccagcattttttagagtgaacTTAGAAGCTGGTATCGGTGTCTAAAACCATACAGCATCATGTCAATGTGTAGCAATCATCACTCACATTTCTTCAATCAATCAAgctatgttattattatttgttatttataattcTTAACTTAAATGCAAAAAGCCCAAGAGTTTGACATCATATACACTTACCTAAATTCATAGCAGGGTCCTAATGTTGTGGGTAGGCATCTCTCTCCTATTTAATACTTGCAAAAGCTAGTCACCTAACAACACACAGGCAACCAAAATCAAGTTCCACTGAAACTCATTAGAAAGCTTGAAAGGTTTGGCTGTTGGGGTTTATCGATTCAGCTGGCTCCCACATGACTATTAAGTTTTCATTCCAACAAGGAATCAATTTCCTTAGAAAAATTGTTTGGTATCTATCCACATTTTCTAGACCAAAAATGCAGATTATATCATAAACAGAATCCTGGAGATGAAGGCTGAGGATAAGTTTGTACAATAATGAATCTGAGAAAGAAATAAAGCGATTGAAGAGTAAACAGATTTCTTAAAGAAACAAAAGGGAAAAGGGAATTACATCACAGGGACATTCAAATGTCAGTTGTCCTCTCTAATGTTAATACTTTGTTTCCTGATTGGAACTTACTTTCATGATGCAATAAGACAATTTAACACTAGCTGTGTTAAAAAAACTCATTGCCTTTATGTACAGAACATCGAGAGATGAAACATACTGTAACAGACTAGAATTAGTTGTCACTAAATTGGTTCTTGATCAAGTAGATCTTATCTCACCTTGGCACTTGATTTTGATCGTTTGAATGATGAAAAAATCTCCCAGCCAGTTGTTTCAAAGGGGTggtttactgtttttcttttttctctaggcttgattgtgtttatggggtgcagtctaacatgtgttcattcttcaatttttttttttccacataattTATATTTCTTCCACACCGATCTTCTCTAAAGCAGAACAACATGGCCTCACCCCCTTTGTTGTTGTGTGTTCCCGGAGGcagggtttatctgggtttgagATGTAATGGACCCGGAAGAAGCTCATTGTAGTCCCTTACCAgccgtttttgtaggcattaaactgacaatctccgtttgcattgaactttcattgcagcaactttgcagatattgtttatgctcaaacagcaacattacaaactaactaaccttaaaaaaagtgaaatcacaatcaaccatccactttaataataaaataatacaaatgacgcAGTTcgctatgatatttttttttgtagtgaaaaCATATTACATTGACATTGTGCATTTACTTGAAGAGAAACCTAACTATTATGTATTCTACATTTCCAAAATTGCAGTTTAGTACTTgccacttaatatatatatatatatatatatatatatatatatatattcagtaattAAACAGCCAGACAGTAATTTGACAATTCAAATCTTAAAATGGCAAGTTTTGTACATTTTACAGTAACATGTAGCAACAACTGAAATGCAATGTGaaatgttataaaacattttGTCCTTGCTGGGTAGATAGCTAACCATATTGTATACATTTGTTTCATGATTTCACTATGAAATGACAAAAGTattaatgaaaatggaaaatatttggtTAGTGAACTTGGCCCCctcttttttacatttgtataacCCTTTATTGGTGTGCAAAGAGAATAAATTGTATGCCAACTCATGAAGTCCTCCTCAAAATCCCATTATTAACATAAAATTATAACTGTTAAAATTCTATATTTACAAATTGGGAAATCAAACAAATATGAACATTAAAACTTAATGTTGTACATTGCCAGTCAATTAATACATTTGTCTGTACAGTTCACACGGCTCATTGCCTTGGTTTTGCAATTTCATGCAAAGTCAGCAATtgtaaaatgtgttcatttgaacttttcgCACAGTGTTTCATAAACTTGTACCTATGGTACCTTTAATGAGTGGAAATATTTGGTTTACTTGAACTCGTaatgaaaatcatgttttagagtACCAGCTCTGAATGTTCTGTGATTATGAGGCAAATGCAGCACTACTAAATAAACTTCATAAAAGCAATAAAGCAGAGTCTCATTAGTCCTATGGCTATCTGTGTTTATATGCTAACGCTGGCTAAAGATTGAGTCTATTGGTTGGTACCTAGTATGATCTATGGTTGCATAGCAGCCTGGCTCTGTAACCACTCTTAACATAAAATCTTTGAGAAGTGGCTCAGTATACTGTATAGAATTGTGCTTGAGGTCTATCCAAAGAGTGTTGAAAGCCTTTACAAAGTGTATTGTTGTTGCAAGATCCAATGTTTGAGGAATGTATATGTGGGCCTCTAAGATTCCAAAGAGTCCCCACCATTGTCTTGTTTAGAGAGACATCTCTAAGTCAACGTTTACTACCACCATTACTCTGTCCAGAAAGGCAGTCAGTGCATTATCATTTTTAAGGTTTATGTCTATCTGCTCATGAACTCTGAGAAGGCTCCCCTGGTGGTCCAGGTATTCCACGTGGCCCCTGTGGTCCCACAGGTCCTTGTACTCCTACTGGTCCTGGAAGTCCATGCACCCCTGGGAGTCCAGCTTCCCCTCGGATACCTGCCACTCCTCTGGGGCCAGGAATTCCATCCTTCCCAGAAGCCCCCATATCACCCTTTTGTCCCTTTTCACCACGAAACCCTGGTGGCCCTAAAGACCCTTTTTCTCCTTTAAGTCCTGGACCACCTTTAATGCCAGAAGGTCCTTGCACCCCTTGATCACCCTTAATTCCCATAGCACCCTTAACTCCTTGAGATCCACGATTTCCTGCAAGTCCCCTGTCTCCTTTCGGTCCTGTTACACCTACAGGTCCTTTGCCTCCTGATTCTCCCCTGTTTCCCTTTGGACCTGGTGGACCAGACACACCTataaagaatccagaaaaaaacactTAGAGACATAAAGAACATGTATGAACCTATTTTTATAGACTCTACAACAGAGGTCTTCAAATCCAGTCCTAGAGGACCACTGTCCAGCAGAGGTTAGCCCCCAACCCTAAGTTAATCATGCTCTTCAGAATTGGTTAGGGCTGGAGTAATACTCTGCAGTTCAGTGACCCTACAAGGCTGAATTTGAGGAACTCTGCACTAAAGGTAGACCACAACCTTTCAGAATAGTGACGTTCTGAATCAGCTTTGCATGACTGATGTCTACCAGCTTCATCTCCTCAATCACCATGGATAGGTTCCTCACATCAGCATCGAGGCGTACATTCATCATCATGTACTGCATTCTCAGAGTGTCAGCTAGGTGAAGAAGAAGCAAGACTGTGTTGTTAATGTTCTGCAAATCTTCTGTGTGACTGTTCAATCTGGATTGGCAAGAGGAACTCTCTTGGTTGATGTATTGGTACATGCTCTGGACATGGCTGACAGTTCCTTTGAAGCTGGAAGAGAGCGTGTCAATCTCCATTTCAATGGACTTTATTCTTGCATCCAAAGTCACAAAGCGTTCCCTGGTCCGGTTCTCGTAGTACTTGGCATGGTATTGGTGGTCATTCATGTTCTCCTCATGTTCATCAGTGTAAGATGAGACATTGTCCAGTTGCATCTGTAGGTTAATGACTTGCAAAGTGAGGTCATGAACCATCTCTGAACTCATACTAATACGCTGGTGGGTGGCAGAGACACTATTTTGAATAGCCCTCACAGTCTGTGTAGTTATACTGGCATTGGACTTCAGGGCACTTAAAACTCTGCTGTAGTTCTGCCAATCTGATGTTATTTTTTGAAGCACCAAGGTTTCCTCCTCTGCCTTTCTTTGAAGTGCACCTATCCACAATGCACTAAGGGCAACAGTAGTGTTGATTTGTTTCATTGTGGCCTTCAAATCATATTGATCCTCAACAAAGGTTTTCATCCCTTGATCTGTTTCATTGATGACAACCTGCCAGCCAGTTACTTGATCCAGGTACTGACCCAGAGACTGGTTTATACGCTTGATGAAAATTCCGAAGGACTGGAGGTCTCTAGTCATTCTGTTGCTGGATTGTGTGAGACTTTGCTGGGATTGGGTAGCCTGGTCCAACTTCTGCTCTTGACTGAGTAGCATCCTGTGGATATCC
The Carassius auratus strain Wakin chromosome 31, ASM336829v1, whole genome shotgun sequence DNA segment above includes these coding regions:
- the LOC113051026 gene encoding scavenger receptor class A member 3-like — translated: MKDYSYNGYENQLFNEEDLTGEEEEIPPLRGRARGGCMKCQQTHSLQLAVKMLYGFLALLIIAVAVLASLVFRRVDNLSKEETFSNKQISKVQESIKDISAVNNNSNCLDVAQYQEEIARLKKEYEDIHRMLLSQEQKLDQATQSQQSLTQSSNRMTRDLQSFGIFIKRINQSLGQYLDQVTGWQVVINETDQGMKTFVEDQYDLKATMKQINTTVALSALWIGALQRKAEEETLVLQKITSDWQNYSRVLSALKSNASITTQTVRAIQNSVSATHQRISMSSEMVHDLTLQVINLQMQLDNVSSYTDEHEENMNDHQYHAKYYENRTRERFVTLDARIKSIEMEIDTLSSSFKGTVSHVQSMYQYINQESSSCQSRLNSHTEDLQNINNTVLLLLHLADTLRMQYMMMNVRLDADVRNLSMVIEEMKLVDISHAKLIQNVTILKGVSGPPGPKGNRGESGGKGPVGVTGPKGDRGLAGNRGSQGVKGAMGIKGDQGVQGPSGIKGGPGLKGEKGSLGPPGFRGEKGQKGDMGASGKDGIPGPRGVAGIRGEAGLPGVHGLPGPVGVQGPVGPQGPRGIPGPPGEPSQSS